From Schaalia sp. ZJ405, one genomic window encodes:
- the dnaN gene encoding DNA polymerase III subunit beta: MKFTVARDVLAEAVSWTARALPHRPASPILAGVRISARDEELTLSSFDYEVSANSRIPASVEEPGDVLVSGRMLADIAKSLPNKPVTIELDGQKVNLLCGSFHFTLTVMPLDEYPLLPAQPEVAGTVDSTVLSQAIAQVSIAASRDDTLPLLTGVRLEIDGGRITLLATDRYRLAMRELQWEPTNPSIDSIALVKARILQDVAKSMTSGAKVELGLSADSQPGMSSLIGFTAQGRRTTSTLMDGDYPPVRRLFPEQTSIHAVCDRHELLEAVKRMSLVAERKTSVRLAFSQGQVVLEAGQGDNAQASEALAATVNGEDISTAFNPQFLIDGLSVIDADFVRFSFTHGTKPAVLTGQKKIDEGELTDFRYLLMPIRFGI; the protein is encoded by the coding sequence ATGAAGTTCACCGTCGCTCGCGACGTCCTCGCAGAGGCTGTGTCTTGGACGGCTAGGGCTCTACCTCATCGCCCTGCAAGCCCCATTCTTGCTGGTGTTCGCATCAGTGCACGCGATGAGGAACTCACGCTGTCCTCCTTTGACTACGAGGTTTCAGCTAATTCCCGGATTCCCGCGAGCGTCGAGGAGCCCGGTGATGTTTTGGTTTCTGGCCGAATGCTTGCCGACATCGCCAAGTCCTTGCCGAATAAACCGGTGACCATCGAGCTCGACGGCCAGAAAGTCAACCTGCTGTGCGGCTCTTTCCATTTCACGCTCACCGTGATGCCCTTGGATGAGTATCCCTTGCTTCCCGCCCAGCCCGAGGTCGCAGGAACAGTTGACTCCACCGTTTTGTCTCAGGCTATTGCCCAGGTGTCGATCGCTGCCTCGCGCGACGACACGCTTCCGCTGCTCACAGGTGTACGCCTTGAGATTGACGGTGGTCGCATCACGCTGCTGGCAACTGATCGTTATCGCCTCGCCATGCGTGAACTTCAATGGGAGCCAACAAATCCCTCAATCGACAGTATCGCTTTGGTCAAAGCCCGCATTCTTCAGGATGTTGCAAAGTCAATGACCTCGGGGGCGAAGGTTGAGCTTGGCCTATCAGCCGATTCACAGCCGGGAATGTCCTCTCTCATTGGTTTCACCGCTCAGGGACGCCGCACAACATCGACGCTGATGGACGGGGATTACCCGCCGGTGCGTCGTCTTTTCCCCGAGCAGACATCAATTCATGCCGTCTGTGATCGTCATGAACTTCTCGAGGCCGTCAAACGTATGTCGCTAGTTGCCGAACGTAAGACCTCGGTTCGTCTGGCGTTCTCTCAGGGACAGGTTGTCCTTGAAGCCGGCCAGGGTGACAACGCGCAGGCCTCCGAGGCTTTGGCTGCCACCGTTAACGGCGAAGATATTTCCACAGCCTTCAACCCGCAGTTCCTCATTGATGGTCTTTCGGTCATTGACGCCGATTTCGTCCGCTTCAGCTTCACGCACGGGACAAAGCCGGCAGTTCTGACGGGACAGAAGAAAATTGACGAGGGCGAGCTGACGGACTTCCGTTACCTCCTCATGCCGATTCGCTTCGGGATCTGA
- the recF gene encoding DNA replication/repair protein RecF (All proteins in this family for which functions are known are DNA-binding proteins that assist the filamentation of RecA onto DNA for the initiation of recombination or recombinational repair.), with translation MWVSHVAVDDFRSWKHGVVTFDRGSTVLLGPNGQGKTNLVEAIAYLSTFSSHRVSADGALVRVPMSGDEAVPGGAVIRVKLVAGNGREQVIELEIVRGQANRAKINRTQVRPRDVLGLVKTVVFAPEDLSIVRGDPAVRRKFLDDLATQLHPLFASTRSDFDRVARQRAALMKAAQVQVRRGGTPDLSTIDVFDESFARLSAQVTAARCAAVRALAEPARRAYEMIAQSERSLSIALDASVDRMIGVDPDRLDSGDLESVDGQIDRLMAALVSVRDKEIDRGINLVGAHRDDLAVFLGQMPVKGFASHGESWSAVLSLRLGSFEVLSTDEDTPILILDDVFAELDAARRQGLADMAMGADQVIVTAAVDEDVPANVESRVKHVRYDGIRGTFIDELTDPDGQ, from the coding sequence GTGTGGGTTTCGCACGTCGCTGTTGACGATTTCCGGTCGTGGAAACACGGCGTCGTCACTTTCGATCGGGGATCCACGGTTCTCCTGGGTCCAAACGGTCAGGGGAAAACGAATCTCGTTGAAGCAATCGCTTACCTGTCGACGTTCTCTTCGCATCGGGTCTCTGCCGACGGCGCCCTCGTTAGGGTACCGATGTCAGGGGACGAGGCCGTACCCGGCGGGGCGGTTATTCGCGTCAAACTTGTTGCCGGTAACGGACGCGAACAGGTCATTGAACTTGAGATCGTTCGCGGCCAAGCGAATCGGGCGAAAATCAATCGAACTCAGGTGCGTCCGCGAGATGTCCTTGGTCTCGTCAAGACCGTGGTGTTTGCACCTGAGGATCTGTCGATTGTTCGAGGTGATCCCGCGGTGCGCCGCAAGTTCCTCGACGACTTGGCAACGCAGCTTCATCCTCTTTTCGCCTCGACGCGTTCGGACTTTGATCGAGTGGCGCGTCAGCGAGCAGCATTGATGAAGGCCGCTCAGGTTCAGGTGCGTCGGGGAGGGACTCCTGACCTTTCAACGATTGATGTTTTCGACGAGTCTTTTGCTCGACTTTCAGCTCAGGTAACGGCGGCCCGCTGCGCTGCGGTGCGTGCCTTAGCTGAGCCGGCGCGACGAGCGTATGAGATGATCGCGCAGTCTGAGCGTTCGTTGTCGATTGCATTAGATGCGTCGGTTGATCGCATGATCGGTGTGGATCCCGATCGCCTCGACAGCGGTGATCTTGAGTCGGTTGATGGTCAGATTGATCGCCTGATGGCGGCGTTGGTGTCGGTGCGGGACAAGGAAATTGACAGGGGAATTAACCTCGTCGGTGCCCATCGTGACGATCTTGCGGTGTTTTTAGGTCAGATGCCGGTTAAAGGGTTTGCCAGTCACGGAGAGTCGTGGTCGGCAGTTCTTTCCCTCCGACTTGGTTCTTTCGAGGTGTTATCTACCGACGAGGACACGCCGATTCTTATTCTCGACGATGTGTTTGCTGAGCTTGATGCGGCTCGTCGTCAGGGTTTAGCGGACATGGCAATGGGTGCTGACCAGGTGATCGTCACCGCTGCCGTTGACGAGGACGTCCCAGCTAATGTGGAATCCCGCGTCAAGCACGTGCGCTATGACGGCATTCGGGGAACGTTTATTGACGAATTAACAGATCCGGATGGTCAGTGA
- a CDS encoding DUF721 domain-containing protein: protein MGEWPEADDGDVREPYGFGMNEDEERTQQEEYVLRALERAQNVARGRGLMRRSLPTWGLEEGNRRSAGRSSRSDEVRVVDGHSGGDESTDAQLDGGLVDISALRDVDPEGDLTSVRSAAQSARSHWTRSTGMAPMRTRYRSVGKLGSILGRIVRAQQWDTPTKMGSIMVKWPDIVGQTVAQHCRIETFDNHKLIVRCSSTAWAKQLQLLLPTIERRIAEEVGPGVVHQVVVRGPVAPDWKKGPWSVRGRGPRDTYG, encoded by the coding sequence ATGGGGGAGTGGCCAGAAGCAGACGACGGTGATGTTCGTGAGCCCTACGGTTTCGGTATGAACGAGGACGAGGAGCGTACCCAGCAGGAAGAGTACGTTCTTCGGGCTCTTGAGCGTGCCCAGAATGTTGCGAGGGGGCGCGGCCTCATGCGTCGGTCACTACCCACGTGGGGGCTTGAGGAGGGCAATCGGCGCTCGGCGGGTAGGTCATCGAGGTCCGACGAGGTCCGCGTCGTTGACGGACACTCCGGAGGGGATGAATCAACCGATGCTCAGTTGGACGGCGGCCTCGTTGATATTTCAGCGCTGAGAGATGTTGATCCCGAGGGCGACTTGACGTCTGTGCGTTCGGCAGCTCAATCGGCTCGCAGTCACTGGACGCGATCAACGGGGATGGCACCGATGCGGACGCGTTACCGTTCCGTTGGCAAGCTGGGGTCAATTCTGGGAAGAATTGTCCGGGCACAGCAGTGGGATACCCCAACGAAGATGGGGTCGATCATGGTCAAGTGGCCCGACATCGTTGGACAGACCGTTGCTCAACACTGCCGGATCGAAACCTTTGACAACCACAAGCTCATTGTCCGCTGTTCGTCGACGGCGTGGGCGAAGCAACTTCAGCTTCTCCTGCCGACGATTGAGCGCCGAATTGCTGAGGAAGTGGGCCCCGGTGTGGTTCATCAGGTTGTCGTTCGCGGGCCCGTTGCTCCCGACTGGAAGAAGGGCCCGTGGTCAGTTCGTGGTCGGGGTCCACGTGATACCTACGGGTAG
- the gyrB gene encoding DNA topoisomerase (ATP-hydrolyzing) subunit B, translated as MRGDLVADNEKTTDGEHSYGASDITVLEGLEAVRKRPGMYIGSTGERGLHHLVYEVVDNSVDEALAGYADHIEVTILADGGLRVVDNGRGIPVDEHPTEHKPTVEVVMTILHAGGKFGGGGYAVSGGLHGVGISVVNALSTRVDTEVRRQGYVWRMSFANGGHPITQLERGEETELTGTTQTFYPDPAIFETVDFDFETLRKRFQQMAFLNKGLRISLTDERPNHSDDGDEITGEQAAETDEADSQFRRVTYMYARGLRDYVEYLDSAKKMEAISDIIDFEAENAEGTMSLEIAMQWTTSYSSSVHTFANTINTTEGGMHDEGFRAALTSIVNRYGRDRGIIKEKDDNLSGDDIREGLTAVISIKLTEPQFEGQTKTKLGNTEARTFVQQQVYSQLNDWFDAHPQDAKAIINKGQQAQVARIAARKAREATRRKGVLESASMPGKLRDCSSRKAEECEIFIVEGDSAGGSAVGGRNPETQAIMPIRGKILNVEKARLDRALSSDTIRSLITAFGTGIGEEFDITKLRYGKIVIMADADVDGQHIATLLLTLLFRYMRPLIEDGHTYIAMPPLYRIKWTNADHEFAYSDAERDKLLESGKAANRRLPKEGGIQRYKGLGEMNDHELWDTTMDPAHRILKQVTLDEAADADETFSILMGDDVERRRTFIQRNASDVRFLDI; from the coding sequence ATGCGAGGGGATCTAGTGGCTGATAACGAGAAGACCACCGACGGCGAACACAGCTACGGAGCGTCGGATATTACCGTGCTCGAAGGCCTGGAAGCCGTTCGTAAACGCCCGGGTATGTACATCGGTTCAACGGGAGAACGAGGCCTGCACCACCTGGTCTACGAGGTTGTTGACAACTCCGTTGACGAGGCCCTGGCCGGATACGCCGACCACATCGAGGTGACAATCCTCGCCGATGGCGGCCTGCGGGTCGTCGACAATGGTCGAGGAATCCCCGTTGATGAACACCCCACGGAACACAAGCCGACAGTTGAAGTCGTCATGACAATCCTCCACGCCGGAGGAAAGTTCGGCGGCGGCGGATACGCCGTTTCCGGCGGTCTCCACGGCGTGGGTATTTCCGTTGTCAACGCGCTCTCAACCCGCGTCGATACCGAAGTGCGTCGACAGGGATATGTCTGGCGGATGTCCTTTGCCAATGGCGGGCACCCGATCACGCAGCTCGAACGCGGGGAAGAAACCGAGCTCACGGGAACAACGCAAACCTTCTACCCCGATCCGGCGATCTTCGAGACCGTCGACTTTGACTTCGAGACGCTACGGAAACGCTTCCAGCAGATGGCGTTCCTCAACAAGGGACTGCGCATCTCCTTGACGGATGAGCGGCCCAACCACAGCGACGACGGCGACGAAATCACCGGGGAACAGGCAGCAGAAACTGATGAAGCAGATTCCCAGTTTCGTCGCGTGACATACATGTACGCCCGCGGGCTGCGCGACTATGTCGAATACCTTGACTCCGCGAAGAAGATGGAAGCGATCTCCGACATCATCGACTTTGAGGCGGAGAACGCCGAGGGAACGATGTCCCTTGAAATCGCGATGCAGTGGACAACGTCGTACTCGTCATCGGTGCACACATTCGCCAACACAATCAACACAACTGAAGGCGGGATGCACGACGAAGGCTTCCGCGCGGCGTTGACATCAATTGTTAACCGCTACGGACGCGACCGCGGGATCATTAAGGAAAAGGATGACAACCTTTCCGGTGATGACATCCGCGAAGGCCTCACCGCGGTGATCTCGATTAAGCTCACGGAGCCGCAGTTCGAGGGCCAGACAAAGACGAAGCTGGGGAACACCGAGGCGCGAACCTTTGTGCAGCAGCAGGTGTATTCGCAGCTCAACGACTGGTTTGATGCGCATCCGCAAGACGCAAAGGCGATTATCAACAAGGGTCAGCAGGCCCAGGTCGCGCGAATTGCCGCGCGTAAGGCACGAGAGGCCACGCGGCGCAAGGGCGTCCTCGAATCCGCTTCCATGCCCGGAAAACTCCGCGACTGCTCCTCGCGTAAAGCTGAAGAATGTGAAATTTTCATCGTCGAGGGCGACTCCGCGGGCGGCTCTGCCGTTGGTGGCCGTAATCCTGAGACTCAGGCGATTATGCCGATCCGAGGGAAGATCCTCAATGTTGAAAAAGCACGTCTTGACCGGGCTCTGTCATCCGACACGATCCGTTCGCTCATCACGGCGTTTGGAACCGGCATCGGTGAAGAATTCGACATTACGAAACTTCGCTACGGCAAGATCGTCATTATGGCCGACGCCGACGTTGACGGCCAGCACATCGCCACTTTGCTGCTCACCCTGCTCTTTAGGTACATGCGGCCACTCATCGAAGATGGACACACCTACATCGCGATGCCGCCGCTCTACCGCATCAAGTGGACGAATGCCGACCACGAATTTGCTTACTCCGATGCGGAACGCGACAAACTCCTTGAATCGGGGAAAGCTGCGAACCGTCGTCTCCCGAAGGAAGGCGGGATCCAGCGATACAAGGGTCTGGGTGAGATGAATGACCACGAACTGTGGGACACCACAATGGACCCGGCACACCGGATCCTCAAGCAGGTGACCCTCGACGAGGCAGCCGACGCTGACGAAACATTTTCCATTCTCATGGGTGACGACGTCGAACGACGCCGCACATTCATTCAGCGCAACGCCTCTGACGTGCGTTTCCTCGACATCTGA
- the gyrA gene encoding DNA gyrase subunit A, which translates to MSDEQNTGTEQVVDYDRIHQVDLQKEMQRSYLDYAMSVIVGRALPDVRDGLKPVHRRVLYGMYDGGYRPTSSFSKSSRIVGEVMGNYHPHGDSAIYDALARLVQWWSLRYPLVAGQGNFGTPGNLGPAAPRYTECKMAPLALEMVRDIDEESVDFQDNYDGRNQEPTILPARFPNLLVNGSEGIAVGMATRIPPHNLREVARGVQWSLDHPEASREELLEALLKLIPGPDFPTGATILGRKGIEDAYRTGRGSITQRAVVSVEEIHGRQCLVVTELPYQVNPDNLADKIAQLVRDGQIQGIADIRDETSGRTGQRLVIVLKRDAVAKVVLNNLYKRTSLQENFSANMLALVDGVPRTLSIDGFIRHWINHQIDVIVRRTQFRLRKARERLHILDGYLKALDMLDEVIALIRRSPTVDEARSGLMNLLSVDEIQADAILALQLRRLAALERQKIVDEHNELMRKVEDFEDILARPERQRAIVSEELGEIVEKYGDERRTTIVPFDGEMSMEDLIPEEDVVVTITRDGFTKRTRTDNYRSQKRGGKGVRGTQLRGDDIVEHFFVTTTHHWLLFFTNLGRVYRAKAYEIPEGGRDAKGQHVANLLAFQPGEHIAQVLALRNYEDADYLVLATKSGLVKKTPLALYQSARTGGIIAINLREDEDGRPDELVAAQVICADQDLLLVSRDGQAVRFRATDDQLRPMGRSTSGVRGMKFRGDDELLNMVVPREGADLLIVTESGYAKRTPVEEYPTKGRGTMGVRVGKLVDERGGLVGALVVNPDEDVMVITESGKLVQVNASDVRPTSRNTMGVIFARPDDDDRIIAITPNPERDIDENGDEAAEEPVASNQDNATKGEDE; encoded by the coding sequence GTGAGCGACGAGCAAAACACCGGTACCGAGCAGGTCGTTGACTACGACCGCATCCACCAGGTTGACCTGCAAAAAGAGATGCAGCGGTCCTACCTGGACTACGCGATGAGCGTGATTGTTGGGCGCGCACTCCCCGACGTCCGCGACGGACTTAAGCCCGTTCACCGGCGCGTACTCTACGGAATGTACGACGGCGGTTACCGGCCGACCTCGTCATTCTCCAAGTCCTCCCGCATCGTCGGTGAAGTCATGGGTAACTACCACCCGCACGGCGACTCCGCCATCTACGATGCTCTTGCGCGGCTCGTCCAGTGGTGGTCGCTGCGGTACCCCCTCGTTGCAGGTCAGGGGAACTTTGGAACCCCAGGTAACCTCGGGCCCGCCGCACCGCGATACACCGAATGTAAGATGGCGCCGCTCGCTCTCGAAATGGTTCGCGATATCGACGAAGAATCCGTTGATTTCCAAGACAACTACGACGGGCGCAACCAGGAGCCAACGATCCTGCCCGCGCGTTTCCCCAATCTGCTTGTCAACGGGTCCGAAGGCATCGCCGTGGGCATGGCAACGCGCATCCCGCCGCACAATCTCCGCGAGGTCGCGCGCGGTGTCCAATGGTCGCTTGATCACCCCGAGGCCTCTCGTGAGGAACTGCTCGAAGCACTGCTCAAGCTGATCCCCGGACCCGACTTCCCCACGGGTGCAACAATCCTTGGCCGCAAGGGAATCGAGGACGCGTACCGCACAGGACGCGGTTCCATCACCCAGCGCGCCGTTGTGTCTGTTGAAGAAATTCACGGGCGCCAATGCCTCGTTGTCACTGAGCTGCCCTACCAGGTCAACCCCGATAACCTCGCCGACAAGATCGCCCAGCTGGTGCGTGACGGCCAGATCCAAGGTATCGCTGACATTCGCGACGAAACCTCCGGTCGAACCGGACAACGCCTCGTTATCGTCCTCAAGCGTGACGCTGTGGCCAAGGTCGTTCTCAACAACCTGTACAAGCGCACCTCGTTGCAGGAAAACTTCTCGGCAAACATGCTTGCGCTGGTTGACGGAGTGCCTCGTACCCTGAGCATTGACGGATTTATCCGTCACTGGATCAACCACCAGATTGACGTTATCGTTCGGCGCACCCAGTTCCGCCTGCGTAAAGCACGCGAACGCCTCCACATCCTCGACGGGTACCTTAAAGCACTCGACATGCTTGACGAGGTTATCGCTCTGATCCGGCGTTCACCCACCGTGGATGAGGCACGCAGCGGATTGATGAACCTGCTGAGCGTTGACGAGATCCAAGCCGACGCGATCCTCGCTCTCCAGCTGCGTCGCCTGGCCGCTCTGGAACGCCAGAAGATCGTTGACGAACACAATGAACTCATGCGGAAGGTTGAGGACTTCGAAGACATCCTTGCTCGGCCTGAACGCCAGCGAGCGATTGTTTCCGAGGAACTCGGTGAAATCGTTGAAAAATACGGTGACGAACGTCGGACAACGATCGTTCCTTTCGACGGTGAAATGTCGATGGAGGACCTGATTCCCGAGGAAGACGTCGTTGTCACTATCACACGCGATGGTTTCACCAAGCGGACTCGGACCGATAACTATCGTTCCCAAAAGCGCGGCGGTAAAGGCGTGCGCGGAACGCAGTTGCGTGGGGATGACATTGTTGAACATTTCTTTGTGACGACAACGCACCACTGGCTGCTGTTCTTCACGAACCTCGGTCGGGTCTACCGCGCGAAGGCATATGAGATTCCCGAGGGCGGACGTGACGCCAAGGGGCAGCATGTGGCCAACCTCCTGGCGTTCCAGCCCGGCGAACACATTGCTCAAGTGCTCGCTTTGCGTAACTACGAGGATGCGGACTACCTCGTCCTCGCCACGAAGTCCGGTCTGGTGAAGAAAACACCGCTGGCTCTGTATCAGTCGGCGCGAACCGGTGGAATCATCGCGATTAACCTGCGTGAAGACGAGGACGGTCGGCCGGATGAACTCGTTGCTGCCCAGGTGATTTGTGCAGATCAGGACCTGCTGCTGGTGTCCCGTGATGGCCAGGCCGTGCGATTTAGGGCCACCGATGATCAGTTGCGCCCGATGGGACGTTCGACATCGGGTGTCAGAGGCATGAAGTTCCGCGGCGATGATGAGCTGCTGAACATGGTTGTGCCGCGAGAAGGAGCCGACCTCCTGATCGTCACCGAATCCGGATACGCCAAACGTACCCCCGTTGAGGAATATCCCACGAAGGGGCGCGGAACTATGGGAGTGCGCGTGGGCAAACTTGTTGACGAACGCGGCGGCCTCGTTGGGGCCCTCGTCGTCAACCCTGACGAGGACGTCATGGTGATTACCGAGTCCGGTAAGCTCGTGCAGGTTAATGCCTCTGACGTACGTCCGACATCGCGCAACACGATGGGCGTGATCTTTGCGCGGCCAGACGATGACGATCGAATTATCGCGATCACCCCCAATCCCGAACGCGACATCGACGAAAATGGTGATGAAGCGGCCGAAGAACCGGTAGCGTCTAACCAGGACAACGCAACGAAGGGTGAAGACGAATGA
- a CDS encoding DUF3566 domain-containing protein gives MTITTTPNNDAPRKIELAIARVDAWTVMKVSFLLSVALGIAMVIATAILWFMVDGMHLFATIEDFLKLIGAEKFTKLLDYVRLPRVMSYATIVAVINVVLITALSTLGSLLYNVIASLVGGIKVSLMDE, from the coding sequence ATGACCATCACGACGACTCCGAATAACGACGCGCCCCGAAAAATTGAGCTGGCGATCGCACGGGTTGACGCGTGGACCGTCATGAAAGTCAGTTTCTTGCTGTCCGTTGCCCTCGGCATCGCAATGGTCATTGCAACAGCGATTCTCTGGTTCATGGTGGATGGCATGCACCTGTTCGCAACGATCGAGGACTTCCTCAAGCTCATCGGAGCTGAAAAGTTCACGAAACTCCTTGACTACGTCCGACTGCCCCGAGTGATGTCCTATGCGACGATCGTTGCCGTGATTAACGTTGTCTTGATAACGGCGCTGTCCACCCTGGGTTCCCTCCTCTACAACGTCATTGCGTCGCTGGTTGGCGGTATCAAAGTATCGCTGATGGATGAGTGA